A single window of Sparus aurata chromosome 22, fSpaAur1.1, whole genome shotgun sequence DNA harbors:
- the trim54 gene encoding tripartite motif-containing protein 54, with the protein MNFALSYKPPSAGSSGPGAGRGASMENLEKQLICPVCLELFSKPVVILPCQHNVCRKCASDIFQAANPLWQSRGSSSGTFSGSRFRCPSCRHEVVLDRHGVFGLPRNLLVENIIDLYRQQESTRLVDMKPEQQQQLMCEDHDEEKINIYCLSCQTPTCSMCKVFGKHKDCEVAPLSSVYVRQKSELSDGIAMLVASNDHIQAVISQMEQICRTTEENGQRQREQLASRFDGLVAILEERKQELVGLITRQQDDKLRHLRSLIRRQNDDLEAAVTLVESAIQSMEEPQMPLFIQSANVILEKMAAAARASNMERPELGYESMSHFVIDTDDAAVMLMNIDFCSGGGDDEEDDPDDGGEESELDFSSRY; encoded by the exons ATGAACTTTGCCCTCAGCTACAAGCCTCCATCAGCAGGCAGTTCTGGGCCCGGCGCCGGCCGAGGAGCCAGCATGGAGAACCTGGAGAAGCAGCTGATCTGCCCCGTCTGCCTGGAGTTGTTCTCCAAACCCGTGGTCATCCTGCCCTGCCAGCACAACGTCTGCCGCAAATGCGCCAGCGACATCTTCCAG GCAGCCAACCCTCTGTGGCAGTCCCGCGGCTCCTCCAGCGGCACCTTCAGTGGCAGTCGGTTTCGCTGTCCATCGTGCCGTCACGAGGTGGTGCTGGACCGCCACGGAGTCTTCGGCCTGCCGAGGAACCTGCTGGTGGAGAACATCATCGACCTGTACAGACAGCAGGAGTCGACCAG GTTGGTGGACATGAAgccggagcagcagcagcagctgatgtgTGAAGACCACGATGAGGAGAAGATCAACATCTACTGCCTGTCCTGTCAGACGCCGACCTGCTCCATGTGCAAAGTGTTCGGCAAACACAAGGACTGTGAGGTGGCGCCGCTCAGCAGCGTCTATGTGAGACAGAAG TCGGAGCTGAGCGACGGCATCGCCATGCTGGTCGCCAGCAACGACCACATCCAGGCAGTCATCTCCCAGATGGAACAGATCTGCCGCACCACAGag GAGAACGGTCAGCGGCAGAGAGAACAGCTGGCCAGCCGTTTCGACGGCCTGGTGGCCATCTTGGAGGAGCGGAAGCAGGAGCTGGTGGGGCTGATCACCAGGCAGCAGGACGACAAACTCAGACACCTTCGGTCTCTCATCCGTCGGCAGAACGACGACCTGGAGGCCGCGGTGACGCTGGTGGAGTCGGCCATTCAGTCGATGGAGGAGCCACAGATGCCTTTGTTCATACAG AGCGCCAACGTCATCCTGGAAAA aatggcagcagcagccagggCCTCTAACATGGAGCGTCCGGAGCTCGGTTATGAGAGTATGAGCCACTTCGTCATCGACACAGACGACGCCGCCGTCATGCTGATGAACATCGACTTCTGCTCTG gGGGGGGAGATGACGAAGAAGACGATCCTGACGACGGCGGAGAAGAGTCAGAACTCGACTTCAGCTCCAGATATTAA